From Peptoanaerobacter stomatis, one genomic window encodes:
- a CDS encoding metallophosphoesterase yields the protein MNIYAIADLHLSSDGSKSMEKFGWTDHENKIWQDWNNKVQDDDIVIIAGDISWALKLDDGLKDLEKIANQKGKKILIKGNHDFWWTSIKKLENFNNNMFFIQNNIYETNDYVFCGTRGWTCPNSEHFSEQDKKLYEREAIRLQTAISLAKSTQKEIILILHYPPTNEKKERSKFVDLIEENNIKTVIYGHLHGSQSFDLSYKEIVNNVHYHLVSCDYLNFKLKKIF from the coding sequence ATGAACATATATGCTATAGCAGACCTTCACCTGTCATCCGACGGTTCGAAATCTATGGAAAAATTCGGTTGGACAGATCACGAAAACAAGATATGGCAAGATTGGAATAATAAAGTACAAGATGATGATATAGTCATCATAGCAGGCGATATATCTTGGGCTTTGAAGTTAGACGACGGCTTAAAAGATCTCGAAAAAATTGCAAATCAAAAAGGCAAAAAAATACTAATTAAAGGTAATCACGATTTTTGGTGGACATCAATCAAAAAATTGGAAAACTTTAACAATAATATGTTTTTTATTCAAAACAACATCTATGAAACAAATGACTATGTATTTTGCGGTACAAGAGGTTGGACTTGTCCAAATAGCGAACATTTCAGTGAACAAGACAAAAAACTCTACGAAAGAGAAGCTATAAGACTTCAAACAGCAATATCCCTTGCTAAATCCACTCAAAAAGAAATAATATTGATACTTCATTACCCGCCTACAAATGAAAAAAAAGAACGCTCAAAATTTGTAGACTTGATTGAAGAAAATAATATAAAAACTGTAATCTACGGTCATCTGCATGGAAGTCAAAGCTTTGATTTAAGTTATAAAGAAATTGTAAATAACGTACACTACCATTTGGTATCTTGCGATTATTTGAATTTCAAATTGAAAAAAATATTCTAA
- a CDS encoding thymidine kinase: protein MGKLIFRYGTMNSGKSLNLLGVNYNYTQNNKNVFILKPAIDTRDIGIIKTRLSDDLSVLATLVHKDDNIADMVLKKEKDDDKKIDVILVDESQFLTKHHAKQLSILAYKHDKLVMCYGLKIDFLGNPFEGSAHLIAHSSNLEEIKTICEMCGDRKAIFHLLYIDGKLLTNAESGTVIETDDTKYMQVCGKCYNKALKDAENQ, encoded by the coding sequence ATGGGAAAATTAATTTTTAGATACGGTACTATGAACTCCGGAAAATCGCTCAATCTGCTCGGTGTAAACTATAATTACACACAAAACAATAAAAATGTTTTTATACTAAAACCGGCAATCGACACAAGAGATATAGGAATAATAAAAACGAGATTGTCCGACGATTTGTCAGTTTTAGCCACTTTAGTCCATAAAGATGATAATATTGCCGATATGGTGCTGAAAAAAGAAAAAGACGATGATAAAAAAATAGATGTTATATTGGTAGATGAATCACAGTTTTTGACAAAACATCACGCAAAACAACTGTCAATATTAGCTTATAAACACGATAAATTAGTTATGTGCTACGGTCTTAAAATAGACTTTCTCGGCAATCCGTTTGAAGGCTCTGCACATCTTATAGCACATTCAAGCAACTTGGAAGAAATAAAGACAATATGCGAAATGTGTGGAGATAGAAAAGCCATATTTCATTTACTGTACATAGACGGTAAACTCCTCACAAATGCTGAAAGCGGTACAGTTATAGAAACAGACGACACAAAATATATGCAAGTATGCGGAAAGTGCTACAACAAAGCTCTTAAAGATGCAGAAAATCAATAA
- a CDS encoding SoxR reducing system RseC family protein: MKELGEVIRIEGKNAIVRVNRSSACGTCTACSMGMENKKFIELTVSNTVNASEKDIVELDMETPNILLAAFIIYGIPLISMLFGVMLGYYVLFKENVLASVISAFVFLIISFVAIRLNEEKIKASSKFFPTISRKIPQEYTPIA, translated from the coding sequence ATGAAAGAGCTCGGAGAAGTCATAAGAATAGAAGGAAAAAATGCAATAGTGAGAGTAAATCGTTCAAGTGCTTGTGGTACTTGTACAGCTTGCAGTATGGGTATGGAGAATAAAAAATTTATAGAGCTTACTGTATCGAACACTGTAAATGCAAGTGAAAAAGATATAGTAGAGCTTGATATGGAAACTCCTAATATACTTCTTGCAGCATTTATAATTTATGGAATACCGCTTATTTCTATGCTTTTTGGAGTAATGCTCGGATATTATGTATTGTTTAAAGAAAACGTACTTGCAAGTGTAATTTCAGCATTTGTATTTTTGATAATATCATTTGTAGCAATAAGGCTTAATGAAGAAAAGATAAAGGCATCAAGCAAATTTTTTCCTACTATAAGTAGAAAAATACCGCAAGAATATACACCGATAGCATAA
- the aspS gene encoding aspartate--tRNA ligase yields MDKLNGLKRTSYCGTLRMSDVGEKVVLMGWVQRSRNLGALIFTDVRDRSGLCQVVFDENTSEEIYKKAETLGSEYVIAVEGTVRERSSKNKEIPTGDIEVFATNLLILNISQTPPIYIKDDDDASESLRLKYRYLDLRKAKMQGNLFLRHKVTQLIRNFLTEKGFIEIETPILNKPTPEGARDYLVPSRVNNGKFYALPQSPQLFKQLLMVSGFDRYFQVARCFRDEDLRADRQPEFTQIDCEMSFVEPEDVMSVTEEMVQKIFKEVLDVDVKLPLQRMTYKEAMERFGSDKPDIRFGFEIKDLSDIVKNCGFSVFENAANTEKSSVRAINVNGFEDKFSRKAITKLEDVAKTYGAKGLAYIKFTKDGINSPIAKFMSEEKMGEILTRMEAKEGDLILFVADKNKVVFDALGHLRIEVAKQLDMLKSDDYKLLFVTEFPQFEYDEEEQRYVAMHHPFTMPMDEDLQLLDTDRENVRAKAYDIVLNGIELGGGSIRIHDSKVQEKMFECLGFSTESAWDKFGFLLEAFKYGTPPHGGIALGLDRFIMLLAKEESIRDVIAFPKNQNAICPLTSAPAMADEKALEELGIKLR; encoded by the coding sequence ATGGATAAATTAAACGGATTGAAAAGAACGTCATACTGTGGAACACTCAGAATGTCCGATGTCGGCGAAAAAGTTGTACTTATGGGATGGGTGCAAAGATCAAGAAATTTGGGAGCATTAATATTTACAGATGTAAGAGACAGAAGCGGTCTATGCCAAGTAGTGTTTGATGAAAACACAAGTGAAGAGATATACAAAAAAGCTGAAACTTTAGGAAGCGAATATGTAATAGCTGTTGAAGGAACAGTAAGAGAGAGAAGCTCTAAAAATAAAGAAATACCTACTGGAGATATTGAGGTGTTTGCTACTAATTTATTGATATTAAATATTTCGCAAACTCCACCTATATATATCAAAGATGATGATGACGCATCTGAAAGTTTGAGATTGAAATACAGATATTTGGATCTTAGAAAAGCTAAGATGCAAGGCAATTTATTTTTAAGACATAAAGTTACACAATTAATAAGAAACTTTTTAACAGAAAAGGGATTTATAGAGATAGAAACACCTATATTGAACAAGCCGACTCCTGAAGGTGCAAGAGATTATTTGGTGCCAAGTAGAGTTAACAATGGAAAGTTTTATGCACTTCCTCAATCACCTCAATTATTCAAACAATTGTTGATGGTATCAGGATTCGACAGATATTTCCAAGTTGCAAGATGTTTCAGAGATGAAGATTTGAGAGCGGACAGACAGCCTGAATTTACACAAATAGACTGTGAGATGTCTTTTGTTGAACCGGAAGATGTTATGAGCGTTACTGAAGAAATGGTTCAAAAAATATTTAAAGAAGTGCTTGATGTAGATGTGAAATTACCGCTTCAAAGAATGACATATAAAGAAGCTATGGAAAGATTCGGTTCAGATAAGCCTGATATAAGATTCGGTTTTGAGATTAAAGATTTATCCGATATAGTTAAAAATTGTGGATTTTCAGTATTTGAAAATGCAGCAAATACTGAAAAATCATCAGTAAGAGCAATAAATGTAAATGGTTTTGAGGACAAGTTTTCAAGAAAAGCCATAACAAAATTGGAAGATGTAGCAAAGACATATGGAGCTAAAGGGCTTGCTTATATAAAATTTACAAAAGACGGTATCAATTCTCCTATTGCAAAATTCATGAGCGAAGAAAAAATGGGCGAAATTCTTACAAGAATGGAAGCTAAAGAGGGCGATTTGATATTGTTTGTTGCAGATAAAAACAAAGTCGTTTTCGATGCTTTGGGACATTTAAGAATAGAGGTTGCAAAGCAACTTGATATGTTGAAATCTGATGATTACAAATTGTTGTTTGTAACTGAGTTTCCTCAATTTGAATACGATGAAGAAGAACAAAGATACGTGGCAATGCACCATCCATTTACAATGCCTATGGACGAAGATTTGCAGTTGCTTGACACAGACAGGGAAAATGTGAGAGCAAAAGCCTATGATATAGTGCTTAACGGCATAGAATTAGGTGGGGGAAGTATAAGAATACACGACAGCAAAGTTCAGGAAAAAATGTTTGAGTGCTTAGGATTTTCGACAGAATCTGCTTGGGATAAGTTCGGATTTTTATTAGAGGCATTCAAATACGGTACACCTCCTCATGGTGGTATAGCATTGGGGCTTGACAGATTTATAATGTTGCTTGCAAAAGAAGAATCAATAAGAGATGTAATAGCATTTCCTAAAAATCAAAATGCAATTTGTCCATTAACATCAGCGCCTGCTATGGCAGATGAGAAAGCATTGGAAGAACTCGGAATAAAATTGAGATAA
- a CDS encoding MarR family winged helix-turn-helix transcriptional regulator, which produces MHKKNDIVRLIKILNISIEKRVNNDFKKMNLTMQQIKILLYLKEREKNTVEITTQKDIQNLLGVTHPTTISIIKSLEQKKFITSKHSEIDRRLKTLHLTENAYEMTQSIVKGKINFDNDLLRGIEKNELNACIKCLNKMYENINKS; this is translated from the coding sequence TTGCATAAAAAAAATGATATAGTACGACTGATAAAAATATTGAACATAAGTATAGAAAAAAGGGTAAACAATGATTTCAAAAAAATGAATTTAACCATGCAACAAATAAAAATACTATTATATTTAAAAGAAAGAGAAAAAAATACTGTTGAAATTACAACCCAAAAAGATATACAAAACTTACTTGGAGTAACTCATCCAACAACAATTTCTATAATAAAATCTTTAGAGCAGAAAAAATTTATAACAAGCAAACACTCTGAAATTGACAGGCGTCTTAAAACACTTCACCTTACAGAAAATGCATATGAAATGACCCAGTCAATAGTAAAAGGAAAAATAAATTTTGATAATGATTTATTGCGAGGAATAGAAAAAAATGAGCTGAATGCTTGTATAAAATGCTTAAATAAAATGTACGAAAATATAAATAAATCTTGA
- a CDS encoding ABC transporter ATP-binding protein — protein MLSLLKSLREYKKEAILAPFFVSLEVFLEIFIPYLMANIIDIGIKNSNLPYVIKLGIVLLVMAGFSLFFGILAGRYAAISGAGLSKNIRHDIFYNVQNFSFKNIDKFSSSSLVTRLTTDISNVQMAYMMGVRTVARSPIMIIMALIMSMKINLKISLIFLISVPLLAIVLISIAKLAHPYFIKVFKNYDVLNNTVSENVNAQRVVKSFVREDYENQKFKNLSKNIYDLFIKAELLVASVLPATQVVIYTVIILILLNGGTSIVIGDMTTGQLTSIIVYALQILTSVITLSIVFILLIIAESSIERINEVLNEKTTMENPENGEKVVKDGSIEFKDVSFSYSDNMQHLSLKNINLKIESGQTIGIIGATGSSKSTLVHLIPRLYDVTQGEILVGGVNVKNYDLEKLRDSVSMVLQKNTLFTGTIAENIKWGNENASMQEVENVCKMACADEFINEFPNKYDERIYEGGNNVSGGQKQRLCIARALLKNPKILILDDSTSAVDTKTDARIRQAFAEDLKDTTKIIIAQRISSVENSDKIIVLDDGKVVGYDTPENLLKNNTIYKETYEAQKKGGVIDEN, from the coding sequence ATGTTGTCATTGTTAAAATCTTTAAGAGAGTACAAAAAAGAGGCAATACTTGCACCTTTTTTTGTATCGCTCGAAGTTTTTCTTGAAATCTTCATACCATATCTTATGGCTAACATAATTGATATAGGCATAAAAAATTCCAACCTTCCTTATGTAATAAAATTAGGCATTGTATTGCTTGTTATGGCAGGATTTTCACTATTTTTCGGTATACTTGCCGGAAGATATGCTGCAATATCCGGAGCCGGACTTAGCAAAAATATAAGACATGATATATTCTATAATGTGCAAAATTTTTCTTTCAAAAACATAGATAAATTTTCCTCATCAAGTCTTGTTACAAGACTTACTACAGACATATCCAATGTGCAAATGGCATATATGATGGGAGTTCGTACAGTTGCAAGAAGCCCTATAATGATAATAATGGCTCTTATAATGTCAATGAAAATAAATCTTAAAATATCTTTGATTTTCTTGATAAGCGTACCACTATTAGCAATAGTACTGATTTCTATTGCAAAATTAGCTCACCCGTACTTTATAAAAGTTTTTAAAAATTATGATGTTTTAAATAATACAGTTTCAGAAAATGTTAACGCTCAAAGAGTTGTAAAATCATTTGTACGAGAAGATTATGAAAACCAAAAATTCAAAAATCTATCAAAAAATATATATGATTTATTCATAAAAGCTGAATTGCTTGTAGCATCAGTATTACCTGCTACACAAGTTGTAATATATACCGTAATAATATTAATTTTGCTAAACGGAGGAACAAGTATTGTCATAGGAGATATGACAACAGGTCAACTCACAAGCATAATAGTATACGCCTTACAAATACTCACATCTGTAATAACTTTGTCAATAGTTTTCATCTTGTTGATAATAGCTGAAAGTTCAATAGAAAGAATAAATGAAGTGTTGAATGAAAAAACTACTATGGAAAATCCTGAAAACGGAGAAAAAGTTGTAAAAGACGGAAGTATAGAGTTTAAAGATGTATCATTCAGTTATAGCGACAATATGCAACATCTTTCACTCAAGAATATAAATTTAAAAATAGAAAGTGGACAAACAATCGGTATAATAGGTGCAACAGGTAGTTCCAAATCCACTCTTGTTCATTTAATACCAAGACTATATGATGTAACACAAGGCGAAATACTTGTAGGCGGTGTAAATGTAAAAAACTACGATTTGGAAAAACTCAGAGACAGCGTATCTATGGTATTGCAAAAAAATACACTTTTCACAGGAACTATTGCCGAAAATATAAAATGGGGTAATGAAAACGCAAGTATGCAGGAAGTGGAAAATGTATGTAAAATGGCATGCGCAGATGAATTTATAAACGAATTTCCCAATAAATATGATGAGCGGATATACGAAGGTGGAAACAACGTATCGGGAGGACAAAAGCAAAGGCTGTGCATAGCAAGAGCTCTCCTTAAAAACCCTAAGATACTAATATTAGACGATTCTACAAGTGCAGTTGACACAAAAACTGATGCAAGAATAAGACAAGCCTTCGCAGAGGATTTAAAAGACACTACGAAGATAATAATAGCTCAAAGAATATCATCTGTAGAAAATTCAGATAAAATAATAGTGCTTGATGACGGAAAAGTTGTAGGATATGATACGCCTGAAAATTTGTTAAAAAATAATACAATCTATAAAGAAACATATGAAGCACAAAAAAAAGGAGGTGTTATAGATGAAAACTAA